A genomic window from Methanobrevibacter sp. TLL-48-HuF1 includes:
- a CDS encoding aminopeptidase P family protein produces MEMNEFHINNILKDMEKKDYHGYLLAQFTNVQYISNYKPTSFAFCVIKEDPIIYASKMDMEIANKTSAIEVKQFTSFSDMVDELKKEGISNLAIEPSLVYSTYEKFKDSFNIKSETFIDTQRQIKTSDEISKIQKATQIAQKAFVDLDILNNTNPENIVALDLDNLMRKYGAEGNSFDTIVTSGSNSSLPHATPQDKQLEQPILIDWGAKYHGYCSDNTRTMVYTEKQNEICDIVAEAHDKAIKAIKPGLKCCEIDKVARDIISEYGYGDNYIHSTGHSVGLDIHEIPTFSAKDKTVIEKGMVITVEPGIYLEDNFGVRLEDTVAVEKNKGKIIGDLPLIIE; encoded by the coding sequence ATGGAAATGAATGAATTTCATATTAACAATATTTTAAAGGACATGGAAAAAAAGGATTATCATGGTTATTTACTTGCACAGTTTACTAATGTTCAATATATTTCAAATTACAAACCTACTAGTTTCGCTTTTTGTGTTATAAAAGAAGATCCAATTATTTATGCATCAAAAATGGATATGGAAATAGCTAATAAAACATCAGCAATTGAGGTTAAACAATTTACTTCATTTTCAGATATGGTTGATGAACTTAAAAAGGAAGGAATTTCCAATCTGGCTATTGAACCAAGTTTGGTTTACAGTACATATGAAAAATTCAAAGATTCTTTCAATATAAAATCTGAAACATTCATTGATACTCAAAGACAAATTAAAACATCTGATGAAATATCCAAAATTCAAAAAGCGACACAAATTGCTCAAAAGGCATTTGTTGATTTGGATATTTTAAATAATACAAATCCTGAAAATATTGTTGCTTTGGATTTGGATAATTTAATGAGAAAATACGGTGCTGAAGGCAATTCTTTTGATACTATTGTAACAAGCGGTTCAAATTCAAGTCTTCCTCATGCAACACCTCAGGATAAACAGTTAGAACAGCCAATATTGATTGATTGGGGGGCAAAATATCATGGGTACTGTTCAGACAACACCAGAACTATGGTTTACACAGAAAAGCAAAATGAAATTTGTGATATTGTAGCTGAAGCTCATGACAAAGCTATAAAAGCAATTAAACCAGGTCTTAAATGCTGTGAAATTGATAAAGTAGCTCGTGATATTATAAGTGAATATGGTTATGGTGACAATTACATTCACTCAACAGGCCATAGTGTAGGTTTGGATATTCATGAAATACCGACATTTTCAGCTAAAGACAAAACAGTAATTGAAAAAGGAATGGTTATCACAGTTGAACCTGGTATTTATCTGGAGGATAATTTTGGCGTCAGGCTTGAAGATACAGTAGCTGTTGAAAAAAATAAAGGAAAAATAATTGGTGATTTACCTTTAATTATTGAATAA
- a CDS encoding universal stress protein — translation MYKKILVPTDGSEFAQKAEKHALFLAKTTGADIYALSVTENNFVNGLPLDDEVYQLNQLLRQRSEDNIKEFEEMDETSGITFHGIIKEGSPAKTILEVAKEEDIDLIVIGSSGKSGFDRFIMGSVAEKVVNAAKCAVLVIH, via the coding sequence ATGTACAAAAAAATATTAGTCCCAACTGATGGGTCAGAATTTGCTCAAAAAGCTGAAAAACATGCATTATTTTTAGCTAAAACTACTGGTGCTGATATTTATGCACTTAGTGTTACTGAAAATAATTTTGTTAATGGGCTTCCATTAGATGATGAAGTATATCAATTAAACCAATTACTTAGGCAACGTTCTGAAGATAATATAAAAGAATTTGAAGAAATGGATGAAACTTCTGGCATAACATTCCATGGAATTATTAAGGAAGGTTCACCAGCTAAAACTATCTTGGAAGTAGCTAAAGAAGAGGACATTGATTTAATTGTTATTGGTAGTTCTGGTAAATCCGGATTTGACAGATTTATAATGGGTAGTGTTGCTGAAAAAGTAGTTAATGCTGCTAAATGTGCAGTATTGGTTATCCACTAA
- a CDS encoding CBS domain-containing protein, which produces MLVKRAMSKNVVSVSVPGNREKVLDLMRKEDKAVLPVVKGDTKQLVGLITRSDLIVNPDEEQIAILMSTDLVTASPDDDVADVAKKMIDNNVRRVPVVDDNGNLVGIITSFDLVANALIKLESDDPVENFMITTVPTTWYKTPLNVAFETMKQFGLKSVLALNDSAKLVGILTETDFIEESEIISERSEHSSTVGTEGDKWSWDSTSVLYIEKNCLKFTDKLVEDVGTHKVEVVNSKTKASDCAKKMKTLNIEQIPVIGVEGDLIGLVRASDLIKALVD; this is translated from the coding sequence ATGTTAGTAAAAAGAGCCATGTCTAAAAATGTTGTTAGTGTTTCAGTTCCTGGAAACCGTGAGAAAGTTTTAGACTTAATGAGGAAAGAAGATAAAGCGGTTCTTCCTGTTGTTAAAGGTGACACTAAACAATTAGTAGGCTTAATAACTCGTTCAGACTTAATTGTTAATCCTGATGAAGAACAAATAGCTATTTTAATGAGTACTGATTTAGTTACTGCAAGTCCTGATGATGATGTTGCGGATGTAGCTAAAAAAATGATTGATAATAATGTTAGAAGAGTTCCTGTTGTTGATGATAATGGTAATTTGGTAGGTATTATCACTTCATTTGATTTAGTAGCTAATGCATTAATTAAACTTGAAAGTGACGATCCTGTTGAGAATTTTATGATTACTACAGTTCCAACAACCTGGTATAAAACTCCATTAAATGTTGCATTTGAAACCATGAAACAATTTGGTCTTAAATCTGTTTTAGCTTTAAATGATTCTGCTAAATTGGTAGGTATTTTAACTGAAACTGATTTTATTGAAGAATCAGAAATTATTTCAGAACGTAGTGAACACAGCTCTACAGTGGGAACTGAAGGAGATAAATGGTCTTGGGACAGTACTTCTGTTTTATATATTGAAAAAAATTGTTTAAAATTCACTGACAAACTTGTTGAAGATGTCGGTACACATAAAGTGGAAGTAGTTAATTCCAAAACTAAAGCATCTGATTGTGCTAAAAAAATGAAAACATTAAATATTGAACAAATTCCAGTTATTGGTGTAGAAGGAGATTTAATTGGTCTTGTAAGAGCTAGTGATTTAATTAAAGCTTTAGTGGATTAA
- a CDS encoding site-2 protease family protein: protein MFKFTSNEVRDLIISFFVISLSFSILYTGRDFSAMYFILPIVMVGVGLGFILHELGHKFSAMHFGYWSEYQLWPVGLIIALASSFCGIVFAAPGAVYTYANFLDDRTNGIISIAGPVVNIVLAIIFLLIAAAVYPMAFFSQTMQIIFLVCSLGFTINSYLATFNLIPIWNLDGSKVLRWNGLIWIVTIAISGIMTYLSMTVGVEGIIKILIG from the coding sequence ATGTTTAAATTTACAAGCAATGAAGTGAGGGACTTAATAATTTCATTTTTCGTTATCTCACTTTCTTTTTCAATATTGTATACAGGTAGAGATTTCTCTGCAATGTACTTTATATTACCTATTGTAATGGTAGGTGTAGGTTTAGGATTTATTCTTCATGAACTTGGACATAAATTCAGTGCAATGCATTTTGGTTACTGGTCTGAATATCAGCTCTGGCCAGTTGGTTTGATTATTGCTTTAGCCAGTTCCTTTTGCGGAATTGTATTTGCAGCTCCAGGAGCAGTTTATACTTATGCAAATTTCTTAGATGACAGAACCAATGGTATAATATCTATAGCTGGACCTGTAGTTAATATAGTACTTGCTATTATATTCCTATTAATAGCTGCTGCAGTTTATCCAATGGCATTTTTCAGTCAAACAATGCAAATCATATTCCTTGTCTGTTCACTTGGATTTACTATTAACAGCTATTTAGCTACATTTAACTTGATTCCTATTTGGAATTTAGACGGCAGTAAAGTACTTAGATGGAATGGATTAATCTGGATTGTTACAATTGCTATTTCAGGAATTATGACTTATCTTTCTATGACAGTAGGTGTTGAAGGCATAATAAAGATTTTAATAGGATAA
- a CDS encoding type II secretion system F family protein — protein MKSKIIHSLSLFLENNLSKKQLSKVQEFLLSGDIEIVASKFLAVLIFFILFADVVIGIFIVFLKISDLYLFLPFLTVPLFATYVFIKQEKRAAEIEKSAPDFLRQLSAMLKVGLSFENAMDDLSKYGEGPLYDETRRAIAEIKVGRNFDDAWMAMAQRLKSKELERIFAIILGSRKSGSSIANVIFDVSNNLRDMLALKRERKSSVMMAVMFLIISAVIASPFALGMVSVYSQFMQSFGKQTQLISVAPFAGQIYLVIHSVLVGLIVSIIMYGNVKKGIKFSIPLALLSYGIFYLISNFAGAMFLG, from the coding sequence ATGAAATCTAAAATTATTCATTCATTATCTTTATTTTTAGAAAATAACCTTTCTAAAAAGCAATTGTCCAAAGTTCAGGAATTTTTACTAAGTGGGGACATTGAGATAGTTGCATCTAAATTTTTAGCTGTTTTAATATTTTTTATTTTGTTTGCAGATGTTGTAATTGGAATATTCATTGTATTTCTTAAAATATCTGATTTGTATTTGTTTTTACCGTTTTTAACTGTTCCTCTTTTTGCTACTTATGTTTTTATAAAACAGGAAAAACGGGCAGCAGAAATTGAAAAATCAGCTCCGGACTTTTTAAGACAGCTTTCAGCTATGTTGAAAGTTGGTTTAAGTTTTGAAAATGCAATGGATGATCTCTCTAAATATGGTGAAGGGCCTTTGTATGATGAAACAAGACGTGCAATTGCAGAAATAAAAGTTGGAAGAAACTTTGATGACGCATGGATGGCTATGGCTCAAAGATTAAAGTCAAAAGAACTTGAGAGAATTTTTGCAATAATATTGGGAAGCCGTAAAAGCGGGTCAAGTATTGCTAATGTTATTTTTGATGTTTCAAATAATTTGAGGGATATGCTGGCTTTAAAACGTGAAAGGAAATCTTCGGTTATGATGGCAGTTATGTTTTTAATAATTTCGGCAGTAATAGCCAGTCCTTTTGCATTGGGGATGGTTAGTGTTTATTCCCAGTTTATGCAAAGTTTTGGAAAACAAACACAGCTGATTTCAGTAGCTCCTTTTGCAGGGCAAATCTATTTAGTAATTCATTCAGTTTTGGTTGGTTTGATAGTAAGTATAATCATGTATGGCAATGTTAAAAAAGGAATTAAGTTTTCCATACCTTTAGCTCTGCTTTCTTATGGGATATTTTATCTGATTTCCAATTTTGCAGGAGCTATGTTTTTAGGTTAG
- a CDS encoding amidohydrolase family protein, which produces MLTIKDGIVLKGQDLTPVRENIVIDDGKIIEIAKDVREGKIIDAADSIICPTFLNGHTHIGDSIIKDEGYGLSLGEMVKPPEGVKHKALANAEDGEIIEAMKKSMRDMFESGTTHFIDYREGGIKGVELLRKASEDLPVTPIILGRDDSFYGDDPDLRKVKIAIRKLLKLADGIALSGFGEISDEVASLIVSRCRKAGKISSIHVAESMHLQDDSLRDFNKTEIQRGVDAGFNQLVHCTNPRNNDLELIKNSNVVVCPRANATLNVGVVPLNEIFSKGIKPLLGSDNLMLNSPNLLRELEFSLKIMSVYYRNYLNPKDLLKTATTNICNFEINRYIEKPIIDVNQDANLFISKKYSKNPYLNIINRCETKNILYIMNRNIHIKNV; this is translated from the coding sequence ATGTTGACAATTAAAGATGGAATTGTATTAAAAGGACAAGATTTGACTCCAGTTCGTGAAAATATTGTTATTGATGATGGTAAAATCATAGAAATTGCTAAAGATGTCCGTGAAGGTAAAATTATAGATGCTGCAGATTCAATTATTTGTCCGACTTTCTTAAATGGCCATACTCATATTGGAGATTCCATAATTAAAGATGAAGGTTATGGATTGTCATTGGGAGAAATGGTTAAACCTCCAGAGGGTGTTAAACATAAGGCATTAGCTAATGCTGAAGATGGGGAAATAATTGAAGCTATGAAAAAGTCAATGAGGGATATGTTTGAATCAGGAACGACTCATTTCATTGATTACAGAGAAGGAGGAATTAAAGGTGTTGAGCTTTTAAGAAAGGCTTCTGAAGATTTGCCTGTAACTCCAATTATCCTTGGACGTGATGATAGTTTCTATGGTGATGATCCTGATTTGAGAAAGGTTAAAATAGCTATTCGTAAACTTTTAAAATTAGCTGATGGAATTGCATTAAGTGGATTTGGCGAAATTAGTGATGAAGTAGCTAGTTTGATAGTATCCAGATGCAGAAAAGCAGGTAAAATATCTTCAATCCATGTAGCTGAATCCATGCATCTTCAGGATGATTCTTTAAGAGATTTCAATAAAACAGAAATCCAACGGGGAGTAGATGCCGGTTTTAATCAGTTGGTTCATTGTACAAATCCGAGAAATAATGATTTGGAATTAATTAAAAATTCAAATGTTGTAGTCTGTCCAAGAGCTAATGCCACTTTGAACGTTGGTGTGGTTCCTTTAAATGAAATATTTTCTAAAGGAATTAAACCTCTGTTAGGTAGTGACAATCTGATGTTGAATTCACCAAATTTGCTTAGGGAACTGGAATTTAGCTTGAAAATAATGTCTGTTTATTACAGGAATTACTTGAATCCTAAGGATTTATTGAAAACGGCAACAACTAACATCTGCAATTTTGAGATTAATCGATATATTGAAAAGCCGATTATTGATGTTAATCAAGATGCAAATTTATTTATTTCTAAAAAATATTCAAAAAATCCTTATTTGAATATTATAAATCGTTGTGAAACGAAAAATATATTATATATTATGAACAGAAATATTCATATTAAAAATGTTTGA
- a CDS encoding TfuA-related McrA-glycine thioamidation protein — protein sequence MVKIIIYTGLSLSFDEAKEILDSHDDVEVIYKRPIKRGDIGLAINEHPDIIGIIDGVFHQNSAVAHREILKAIDEGITVVGASSMGALRASELDTLGMKGIGYVYEQYATGKVTSDDDVAVMLDSETLEQLSEPLINMEYTFTKAVKENIITEDEKDELLSIAKSTFYPKRNYAQTLNSSKLDDDTKDQLVTFIRFCEDIKKEDAKSLIRYITHVIE from the coding sequence ATGGTTAAAATAATAATTTATACCGGATTATCACTTTCCTTTGATGAAGCAAAAGAAATATTGGATAGCCACGACGATGTTGAAGTTATCTATAAAAGACCAATCAAACGTGGAGATATCGGACTGGCCATCAATGAACATCCGGACATTATTGGAATAATTGATGGTGTTTTTCATCAGAATTCTGCAGTTGCACATAGGGAAATCCTAAAAGCAATTGATGAAGGAATAACTGTTGTTGGAGCATCCAGTATGGGGGCTTTAAGAGCTTCCGAACTGGATACTTTAGGTATGAAAGGAATCGGTTATGTTTATGAACAGTATGCAACAGGTAAAGTAACTTCTGATGATGATGTTGCAGTTATGCTTGACAGTGAAACTTTAGAGCAATTATCCGAACCTTTAATTAATATGGAATATACATTTACAAAAGCAGTAAAAGAAAATATTATTACTGAAGATGAAAAGGACGAATTGCTTTCTATTGCCAAGTCCACATTCTATCCAAAAAGGAATTATGCACAAACATTAAATAGTTCAAAATTAGATGATGATACAAAGGATCAATTAGTTACCTTTATTCGTTTTTGCGAGGATATTAAAAAAGAGGATGCAAAATCTTTAATAAGGTATATAACACATGTGATAGAATGA
- a CDS encoding zinc ribbon domain-containing protein has protein sequence MAKGYILININTTSINFKKEIRTLFIPPKIWPLCLSLSIIGMITINSQEIRYFYRNIIKSGNVYRIKYNNKDYGEFKKLSDALYERDALFYCNFDYDLLVESDLENKYENMKLPPFPEKRPKGRIKGSKINKEEREGKIHFDHKKREFFVQKGKTVFGYYKSMTEAYYYKKKLMDNNWDMNALKTKITLRIDINKKLDLNKEYPVKLNYCPKCRRKLKNKEKECPYCGIDIKDYLYNN, from the coding sequence TTGGCAAAGGGCTATATTTTAATTAATATAAATACAACCTCAATTAACTTCAAAAAAGAAATTAGAACACTTTTTATACCTCCCAAAATATGGCCTTTATGCCTTTCTTTAAGCATAATAGGAATGATTACTATTAACTCACAAGAAATAAGATATTTTTACAGAAATATTATAAAATCTGGAAATGTATATAGAATAAAATATAATAACAAAGACTATGGTGAGTTTAAAAAGTTATCTGATGCTTTATATGAAAGAGATGCTCTTTTTTACTGTAATTTTGATTATGATTTGCTTGTTGAATCAGATTTGGAAAATAAATACGAAAATATGAAATTACCTCCATTTCCTGAAAAAAGACCAAAAGGCAGGATAAAAGGAAGCAAAATAAATAAAGAGGAAAGAGAAGGTAAAATTCATTTTGACCATAAAAAACGGGAATTTTTTGTACAGAAAGGAAAAACTGTTTTTGGATACTATAAAAGTATGACTGAAGCTTACTACTATAAAAAAAAGCTGATGGATAATAACTGGGATATGAATGCTTTAAAAACAAAGATCACATTAAGAATAGATATTAATAAAAAATTAGATTTGAATAAAGAATATCCTGTTAAATTAAATTACTGTCCCAAATGTAGGCGTAAATTAAAAAATAAAGAAAAAGAATGTCCATATTGTGGAATAGACATTAAAGATTATTTATATAATAATTAA
- a CDS encoding YcaO-related McrA-glycine thioamidation protein, giving the protein MENQEITFFKGTHRVIPPSKTIKNNESKTKIAGITRITEITHLDRIGIPVFSAIRPTAQDGGISIYGGKGITPDHAKASAMMEGFERYSAEKQESDETFIATLNEIDGNYIDPISLNLPKDFSKDLLDTMNLEWSMSRDLISGEDYYIPSNAIYHPYVPENNVQGLFKGNTNGLASGNILEEAILHGIFEVIERDAWSIFELTHKNSKQIDLESIDSDSINQILNKYKENGINIKLMDLTADVGVPTIASSADDTVLKDAGLLSLGIGTHLNPEIAVLRALTEVAQSRATQIQGAREDTVRADFARKAGYERMKRINSYYFEDEENKISFSDIEDKSTNSINQDIEIVKDELMKNGLDKILYSDLTRPELGVSVVRIVIPTMELYSIDNTRAGDRCLKF; this is encoded by the coding sequence ATGGAAAATCAAGAAATAACATTTTTTAAAGGGACACACAGGGTAATACCTCCTTCAAAAACAATCAAAAACAATGAAAGCAAAACAAAAATAGCTGGAATAACTCGTATAACTGAAATAACCCATTTGGACAGAATTGGAATTCCTGTTTTTTCAGCTATCAGACCTACTGCTCAGGATGGTGGAATAAGCATATATGGAGGTAAAGGAATTACCCCCGACCATGCTAAAGCTTCAGCTATGATGGAGGGTTTTGAGAGATACTCTGCTGAAAAGCAGGAAAGTGATGAAACTTTTATTGCAACTTTAAATGAAATAGACGGAAATTATATTGATCCTATTTCTCTAAATTTACCGAAAGATTTCAGCAAAGATTTACTTGACACAATGAATTTGGAATGGAGCATGTCAAGAGATCTGATTTCTGGAGAAGATTACTATATTCCATCTAATGCTATATACCACCCTTATGTTCCTGAAAATAATGTTCAGGGTTTATTTAAAGGAAATACCAATGGATTAGCTTCCGGAAATATTTTAGAAGAAGCTATTTTACACGGGATTTTCGAAGTTATTGAAAGAGATGCATGGAGTATTTTTGAACTTACCCATAAAAATTCAAAACAAATCGACCTTGAAAGTATTGACAGTGACAGTATTAATCAAATTCTTAATAAATACAAAGAAAATGGAATTAACATTAAGCTAATGGATTTAACTGCAGATGTGGGCGTTCCTACAATAGCTTCATCTGCAGACGATACTGTTTTAAAAGATGCTGGATTATTGTCTTTAGGTATTGGAACTCATCTCAATCCCGAAATAGCTGTTTTACGTGCCCTTACTGAAGTAGCACAAAGCAGAGCAACACAAATTCAGGGTGCTCGTGAAGATACTGTAAGAGCTGATTTTGCACGTAAAGCTGGTTATGAGCGTATGAAAAGAATCAACAGCTATTATTTTGAAGACGAAGAAAACAAAATATCTTTTAGTGATATTGAAGATAAAAGCACCAATTCCATAAATCAGGACATTGAAATTGTTAAAGATGAATTAATGAAAAATGGGCTGGACAAAATATTGTATAGTGATTTAACACGCCCTGAACTTGGAGTAAGTGTGGTCCGCATTGTAATTCCGACAATGGAGCTTTATTCCATAGACAACACCCGTGCCGGAGACCGCTGCTTAAAATTTTAG
- the larE gene encoding ATP-dependent sacrificial sulfur transferase LarE, whose product MNLDEKVEKVKNTLKNRKVAIAFSGGADSTLLAYLASEVSDDPIAITIDNHIFPTGFIKHCKKTAKEFGIRHQIIDLNFYEHENLLANKSDRCFVCRDLMYGNIKKYAEKNGYESVLDGNNISDLVLDRPGILITYKNNIESPFIHAKLTSKEIHEYLNRHSIPFSRSTTCLGTRLPTNTRMTRENIKQISDSEDYIYKKTECEIVKVRNNNGLALCEVDNLNKISNENTLKEINAKLKSIGFKKVALNLSKIDDDESITVDYSEGSFEYQLPYTINIENTKNQLKDKVISSDSKKIAVKNQIIYENGLIKGNNFQSEEECLNKFMELLPDIRRNV is encoded by the coding sequence ATGAATCTGGATGAAAAAGTTGAAAAAGTAAAAAACACACTTAAAAATCGTAAAGTTGCAATAGCTTTTTCCGGAGGTGCAGACAGTACATTACTTGCATATCTTGCATCTGAAGTTAGTGATGACCCAATAGCTATAACTATTGATAATCACATATTTCCTACAGGTTTTATCAAACACTGTAAAAAAACAGCTAAAGAATTTGGAATCAGACATCAGATTATTGATTTGAATTTCTACGAACATGAAAATTTACTGGCCAATAAATCAGACAGATGTTTTGTATGCAGAGATTTAATGTATGGGAATATTAAAAAGTATGCTGAAAAAAACGGTTATGAATCTGTTTTAGACGGAAATAATATAAGCGATCTGGTTTTGGACAGGCCAGGAATACTAATTACATATAAAAACAATATTGAAAGTCCTTTTATTCATGCCAAATTAACTTCTAAAGAGATTCATGAATACTTAAACAGACACAGTATTCCATTTTCAAGATCAACTACCTGTCTTGGAACCCGACTGCCTACCAACACCAGAATGACCAGAGAAAATATTAAACAGATCAGTGACAGTGAAGATTACATCTATAAAAAAACAGAGTGTGAAATCGTCAAAGTTCGAAATAATAATGGGCTTGCCCTATGTGAAGTTGACAATTTAAATAAAATATCAAATGAAAATACATTAAAAGAAATAAACGCTAAATTAAAATCAATAGGTTTTAAAAAAGTAGCTTTAAATTTATCAAAAATTGATGATGATGAAAGCATTACTGTTGACTATTCGGAAGGTAGTTTCGAATACCAGCTTCCATATACAATAAATATTGAAAATACAAAAAATCAGCTAAAAGATAAAGTAATTTCAAGCGATTCTAAAAAAATAGCTGTCAAAAATCAGATAATCTATGAAAACGGATTAATTAAAGGTAATAACTTCCAGTCAGAAGAAGAATGTTTAAATAAGTTTATGGAATTATTGCCAGATATAAGAAGAAATGTATAA